The following proteins are co-located in the Malus sylvestris chromosome 13, drMalSylv7.2, whole genome shotgun sequence genome:
- the LOC126596673 gene encoding uncharacterized protein LOC126596673 yields MALEWVVLGYAAAAEAIMVLLLTIPGLDGLRKGLVTVTRNLLKPFLSVVPFCLFLLMDIYWKYETRPSCHGDSCTPSEHLRHQKSIMKSQRNALLIAAALIFYWLLYTVTHLVVRIEQLNQRVERLKNRD; encoded by the coding sequence ATGGCATTGGAGTGGGTTGTCCTCGGCTACGCCGCCGCCGCGGAGGCGATCATGGTGCTCCTTCTCACGATCCCCGGCCTCGACGGCCTCCGCAAGGGCCTCGTCACCGTCACCCGCAACCTCCTCAAACCGTTTCTGTCGGTGGTGCCGTTCTGCCTCTTCTTGCTCATGGACATCTACTGGAAGTACGAGACTCGCCCGAGCTGCCATGGAGACTCCTGCACTCCCTCGGAGCACCTCCGCCACCAGAAGTCAATCATGAAGAGCCAGCGCAATGCGCTCTTGATCGCCGCCGCCTTGATCTTCTACTGGCTCCTCTACACCGTCACCCACCTCGTCGTCCGCATCGAGCAGCTGAACCAGCGCGTGGAGCGCTTGAAGAATCGCGACTGA
- the LOC126596663 gene encoding plant UBX domain-containing protein 2-like: MDDMKDKFKGFMKTTFSSSSSAKFKGQGRVLGSSSSSGTADSVLTRPKQTPQSNPKPLPNSNSNSSVASPNPRPSPQKAHILDQKKTQIPDQSKAEPSGNSKPDRKTDSGFDPFDSLITPGKRSQNGFTLNVFECPICGQSFRSEDGVSVHVDSCVNAPVEHKSVEGVGVSGSPDNGSDSSRSDLEAGIGTFASGNPAAGSVEVVLRLLRNIVKEPENVKFRKIRMSNPKIREAIGEVVGGIELLEFVGFELKEEDGEMWALMGVPKEEQISLMKKAIALLEPPKVQEVDILPSIASLNVDEPVEPKKVDRQTRVFFSVSESMAARIEVPASFYNLTATELKREAEMRKKKIEYSQMLIPKSFREKQAKAAKRRYRKTVIRIQFPDGVVLQGVFSPLEPTSSLYEYVSSALKEPSLEFELLNPVAIKRRVIPHFPAAGEKAATLADEDLMPSALVKFKPIETDSVVFTGLCNELLEISEPLTSGSAVAPV, translated from the exons ATGGACGACATGAAAGACAAGTTCAAGGGCTTCATGAAGACCACCTTCTCGTCTTCCTCCTCCGCTAAATTCAAGGGCCAAGGCCGAGTCTTGGGATCGTCTTCTTCCTCCGGCACCGCCGATTCGGTCCTCACTCGCCCTAAGCAGACTCCCCAATCCAATCCCAAACCCCTTCCCAATTCGAATTCGAATTCTTCGGTCGCCTCCCCAAATCCCAGGCCTTCGCCTCAGAAAGCGCATATTCTTGATCAGAAGAAAACGCAAATTCCTGACCAGAGCAAGGCGGAGCCGTCGGGCAATTCGAAGCCTGATCGGAAAACGGATTCTGGGTTTGATCCGTTTGACTCTCTGATCACGCCGGGGAAGAGATCCCAAAACGGGTTTACGCTAAATGTATTCGAATGTCCGATTTGCGGGCAATCGTTTAGGTCGGAAGACGGGGTATCCGTACATGTAGACAGCTGTGTTAATGCTCCTGTGGAACACAAAAGTGTAGAGGGTGTTGGCGTTTCGGGGTCGCCGGATAACGGGTCTGACTCGTCGAGGAGTGATTTGGAAGCTGGCATTGGTACCTTTGCTTCGGGAAATCCAGCTGCAGGGTCGGTTGAGGTTGTTCTTAGGCTGTTGAGGAATATAGTTAAGGAACCGGAGAACGTGAAGTTTAGAAAGATTCGGATGAGCAATCCGAAGATACGGGAGGCCATTGGTGAGGTTGTGGGAGGCATTGAGTTGCTGGAGTTTGTGGGGTTTGAATTGAAAGAGGAGGATGGGGAGATGTGGGCATTGATGGGGGTTCCTAAGGAGGAACAAATTAGTTTAATGAAAAAGGCAATAGCATTACTGGAACCGCCGAAGGTACAAGAAGTAGACATTTTGCCATCCATTGCTTCACTGAACGTGGATGAACCAGTTGAACCAAAGAAGGTCGACCGGCAG ACGAGGGTCTTCTTTTCGGTCTCTGAAAGTATGGCAGCAAGAATTGAAGTACCAGCATCTTTCTACAACCTCACAGCTACGGAGCTGAAAAGAGAAGCTgaaatgagaaagaaaaagattgaATATTCACAGATGTTGATCCCAAAGTCGTTCAGGGAAAAGCAGGCGAAAGCTGCTAAAAGGAGATACAGAAAAACTGTTATCCGGATCCAGTTTCCCGATGGAGTGGTGCTCCAGGGCGTTTTTTCTCCTTTGGAGCCAACTAGCTCATTATACGAG TATGTGAGCTCAGCATTGAAGGAGCCTAGTTTGGAATTCGAGCTGTTAAATCCTGTAGCTATCAAACGGCGGGTGATCCCTCATTTTCCAGCAGCAGGAGAGAAAGCTGCAACACTAGCTGATGAGGATTTGATGCCCTCGGCTCTTGTCAAGTTCAAGCCCATCGAAACAGATTCGGTTGTTTTCACAGGGCTGTGTAACGAACTCCTCGAAATAAGTGAACCACTTACGAGCGGTTCAGCTGTTGCTCCTGTATAA